CATATGATTATGAATATCTTGTGCTGGCAGCAGGTTCAAAACCGACATATTTTGGAGTACCCGGTGCTGAGGAATTTTCTCATAAGCTCTGGTCATTCGAAGATGCGGTAAATCTGAGGGAACATATCCATAACTGCTTCAGAAAGGCTGCTACAGAAACAAATCTCGAAGAGAAAAAGAGACTTCTGACTTTCCACGTTGTAGGAGCAGGATTTACGGGAGTTGAAATGGTTGGGGAACTTGCAGAATATGTTCCTATACTTTGTGAAAAGTATGAAATAGACAGAAAATATGTAAGTGTATATAATGTTGACGTTTTAACCCGTACAGTTCCTAATTTGCCAGAAAAGCTGTCAAACAAGGTAGAGAACCGTTTGAAGAAAATGGGCGTTGTTATGATGCTTAATAATGGTGTTGTAGGAGTAGGGGCGGACTTCATAGAAACAAAAAATGGGGACAAGGTAACAAGGCATACTGCCGGAACGGTTATATGGGCGGCAGGTATTGAAAGCTCTGATATTACCAACAAGGCTGCAAATACTCTTCAATCTGCTGCAAGAGGACGTATAAAGCTTGACAAATACCTACGTTCAATTGATAACGACCATGTTTATGTTGTCGGGGACAATATGCTATATATACCTGAAGGAGAGGAAAGGCCTGTTCCTCAAATGGTTGAGAACTGTGAACAGAGTGCGGCAGTTGCAGCAAAGAATATCTGTAGTGCTATTACGGGTAAGGGCGAAATGACAGTTTACAAGCCTTCTTTCCACGGAATGATGGTTTGTATAGGGGGAAGATACGGTGTTGCAAGAGTCGGTTTGCCAAAGTTTATGTTTAACCTGCCGTCTTTTCTTGCTATGTTTGCAAAGCATTTCATAAATATTATTTATTTTATACAGGTATTAGGCTGGAATAAAATTTTTAGCTATATTAAGCATGAATTCTTTACAATAAGAAATTGCAGAAGCTTCGTAGGCGGGCATTTCTCAAACAGAACACCAAGCTTTTTGCTTGTGGCTCTACGAGTGTGGCTCGGTGCAGTCTGGCTCTTTGAAGGTATTATGAAAATCGTTGGGGGCTGGTTTAACAAGCCACAGCTTAAAGGGTTCTTCGGAGGAGCGAACGGGTGGTATGACAGTATCTTAAAGGGTGCTACTGATGGGACAAGCAGTGCACCTGCTAAAGCTGGAGCGGCCGTTGCAGAAGCAGTTTCCTCGGCGACAACAGCAGGAGGCGGGGAAGCAGTTGCAGAAGGAATAAATCAGATTGGAACAACAATAATCAACTTCGATTTCTTAAACCTGTTCCGTGTTATATTTGTAAGCGGCAAGCAGATTGCGGAGTCTACCCTGAGTGATTTTGCATTCAGACTTGATATTCCTCTTATGAATACTTTTGTTAATAAAGTTATACTTGCTAACGATTCTATCCAGATGTTTATGCAGATTTCAATCGTAATAGCTGAAATCTTAATAGGACTTGCATTGATAGGTGGCTTGTTCACCACACCGGCTTCAGCTGTGTCACTAATATTACAGTTTATGTTCGTGTGCACTACAGGCTTGTATCTGGGAACCTTCTGGATGATATTTGCGGGAATTGCCGTATTGATTGGTGCCGGGAGAACCTTCGGACTTGACTATTATGTTATGCCATTCCTAAAAAGACAGTGGAAGAAAATCCCAATAGTTAGAAAATGGTATATATATAACGATTAATGTTAAGTATCAAAATTAAAGACATTGTCCGCTTAAAAGGTGGTGATATGGTGATTGGAACATTTTTGAATTATGTAGAGATAAAGACTAAAATAACTAGTACATTTGCATTCCTTATTACGATAGCCTACCTGTTTTATATAGGAAACCCTGTTAACTGGAAGCTTACGTTGATATTTTTTTTGGCAATGTTCATATTTGACTTGACTACTACTGCAATAAACAATTATATAGATACAAAGACCAATCACCAGTCACTTGGGTTCAAAAGGGAAACTGCTCTGGCTATAATATTTGTCATGCTGGGCATAAGTACTGCACTGGGTTTATACCTTGCGTATCTCAGTGATTTTGTGGTACTGCTTATAGGTGCTGTCTGCTTCATGTGCGGTATTCTATATACCTTCGGTCCTATACC
This genomic stretch from Ruminiclostridium cellulolyticum H10 harbors:
- a CDS encoding NAD(P)/FAD-dependent oxidoreductase encodes the protein MKSKILIIGAGYAGILTAKKLAKKFKKNYDVNITIIDKNPFHTMLTELHEVAANRVDEDSIKISLSKVFAGRKVNVVLDTVESIDFENNTVAGNSGTYDYEYLVLAAGSKPTYFGVPGAEEFSHKLWSFEDAVNLREHIHNCFRKAATETNLEEKKRLLTFHVVGAGFTGVEMVGELAEYVPILCEKYEIDRKYVSVYNVDVLTRTVPNLPEKLSNKVENRLKKMGVVMMLNNGVVGVGADFIETKNGDKVTRHTAGTVIWAAGIESSDITNKAANTLQSAARGRIKLDKYLRSIDNDHVYVVGDNMLYIPEGEERPVPQMVENCEQSAAVAAKNICSAITGKGEMTVYKPSFHGMMVCIGGRYGVARVGLPKFMFNLPSFLAMFAKHFINIIYFIQVLGWNKIFSYIKHEFFTIRNCRSFVGGHFSNRTPSFLLVALRVWLGAVWLFEGIMKIVGGWFNKPQLKGFFGGANGWYDSILKGATDGTSSAPAKAGAAVAEAVSSATTAGGGEAVAEGINQIGTTIINFDFLNLFRVIFVSGKQIAESTLSDFAFRLDIPLMNTFVNKVILANDSIQMFMQISIVIAEILIGLALIGGLFTTPASAVSLILQFMFVCTTGLYLGTFWMIFAGIAVLIGAGRTFGLDYYVMPFLKRQWKKIPIVRKWYIYND